AAGCTTTCCCGTCTGGGGGTGGCCTTCACTCAAGGGCAGTCCGGCGGGCTGGACCTGGGGCGCGAAGGGGGGCACTCCAAACGCCGGATCGTCCACGCCAAGGATTATACCGGGCAGGAAGTGGAACGGGCCCTGGTGCACCAGATCCGCAGCCATCCCCACATCACCATCCTGGAGCACCATCTGGCCATAGACCTGATCATGTCCCAGAGCGGCGGGGAAGATGCCTGCCGCGGGGCCTATGTGCTGGAGCCCAAGACCGGTAATATCCTGGAGTATGCCGCGGGCATCACCCTGCTGGCGGCCGGAGGCTGCGGGCAGGCCTTTCTGCATACCACCAACCCGGCCATCGCCACCGGGGACGGCATTGCCATGGCCTACCGGGCCGGGGCCGCCGTGGCCAACATGGAGTTCATGCAGTTTCATCCCACCACCCTGTATCAGGATTCGCTGGACGAGAACGAGAGATCGTTCCTGATCTCCGAAGCGGTGCGGGGCGAGGGCGCGGTATTGCGCGACCTGAAGGGCCGGGCCTTCATGCCGGAATATCACAAGCTGGCCGACCTGGCTCCCCGCGATGTGGTGGCCCGGGCCATAGACAGCGAGCTGAAGGCCTCCGGCGATTTTCACGTCAACCTGGACATTGCCCCGATCGGGCTGGAGAAGTTCCATGACCGATTCCCCAATATCAGCCAGGGCTGCGCCCAGCGGGGGATTGATCTTTTGAAAAACCTGATCCCGGTGGTGCCGGCGGCCCATTATATGTGCGGCGGGGTAAAGACCGACCTGGACGGCCGCACCAGCATCCATGGTCTGTACGCCGCCGGGGAGACGGCCTGCACCGGCGTCCACGGGGCCAACCGTCTGGCCTCGAACTCCCTGCTGGAAGCACTGGTGTTTGCCGACCGGGCGGCCACGGCCGCCGTCAAGGAAAAACCGGAAGCGGCCGCCGTTCCGGCCTGGGATTACGTCGGATCTGTTCCCAGCCGGGAAAAGGTGGTGATCCGGCAGAACCGGCTTTCCATCCGCTGGCTGCTGTGGAATTACGCCGGGATAGTGCGGAACGACAAAAGGCTGTGGTGGGCCAAAAACCGCCTGCAGTCCATAATGGACGAGGTCCACGATTATTACTGGAAGTACCAGGTCAGCCCCGACCTGGTGGAACTGCGCAACATAGCGGCCGTGGCCAAAATGATCATAGACTGTGCCATCCAGCGCAAGGAATCCCGGGGCCTGCATTACAACCAGGATCATCCGGGGCGGGATGATGTGAATTTTGGGAAGGATACAGTGATAACCGGAAGGGAGTAAGATCCCCGGTTTCCATTGCCACGAGCTTTAGCTCGTGGTTGTAAAATAAAAATCTCTCTAGTGGTTTCAACCCCGATTGCCTGCCACGACCTAAAGGTCGTGGCAATATCGAAGAATCATCAGATAAAAAATGACCAACAAACCATCATATTTCTGGCCGGTGATGGCCCTGGGTGTGATAGGGATATCCTTCGGATCCATTCTGATCAAACTATCCACCGCCCAGCCGCTGGCCATAGCCTTTTACCGCCTGCTATTCTCCGGACTGCTGATGCTGCCGTTCTATTTTCGTCAAACGGGCCCGAAGAAAATTCCATTGAGCGATCTGGGATGGATCGCCCTGTCCGCTTTGTTCCTGAGCCTGCACTTTGTGACCTGGGTCTATTCCCTTAGCTTTACCTCGGTCACCAGTTCGGTGGTGCTGGTGACCATAAATCCCCTGTTCGTCAGCATCCTGGGCTGGGTGTTCCTTAAGGAGAAGACCGGCCCCCGGATCCTGGTCGCCATCGCTGTGGTGGTGGCCGGCGGGGCCATCATCGGGGGAAGGGCGCTGGCCGCCGGCGGGATGGGAAACCTGGGCAACCTGTTGGCCCTGGCCGGGGCGCTGATGGCCTCGGGCTATCTTCTGACCGGGCGGCACCTGAGAAAGCGGCTGAGCCTGGTGACCTATACCACCATTTGTTATTCCATGACGGCAGTAATACTATTGATGGCTTCCCTGGCCGCCAAGACACCTCTGGGCGGTTTCCCCAAGATAAATTATCTTTACTTTGCACTGATGGCCATAGGCCCGCAGCTGCTGGGGCACAGTATTTTCAACTGGGGTTTGAAGTATCTGCCCACCCCGCGGATCGCCATGCTGATAATAGCGGAGCCGGTGGGCGCAACCATTCTGGCTTTTTTAGTGCTTAAACAGGTGCCGTCAATATTTGAGATGATAGGTGCGGTGTTCATCATGGCGGGGGTGTATATCTCGGCGCAGGAAGGTAAAGAACCTGGAATCACATAAATACCAGGAATATTAAAAGCCCTGACGATCTCTCGTCAGGGCTTTTTTACTTTGGGCCTCTATTACTGTCACCCTATTTGCTTATAATCGGTAAAAGAAAGCAATTATAACCTCTTGACAATACATCAAAAAAGGTGTAATATGGTGGATAAGAAATGGGTGGTATTAAACTATGAAACAGATGAAGGCTATTGTGAGATTGAAATGTTCCTTGATTCTTTGTCGGGCAGAAACCGGGCCAAAGTCTTAAGCTGGATAGCAGCCCTGACAGAAAACGGGCCTTATTTGCCAAGGCCATTTGCCGATCTGGTGGAAGACGGGATACATGAACTACGAATCAAATTATCGGGCGACCAGTTCCGGATACTTTATTATTTCTGTTATGGGAACTACATCATTCTATCGCATCCATTTCGAAAATCAACTGATGCTATCCCCGAGGCTGAGGTGCGGAAAGCAAAGAAGAACCGAGCCGATTTTCTCCAAAGGAATACCCTATTAAAACTACAGGAGCAAACCCATGAAAACATTTAGAAACTATTTGAACCAGGCCCTAAAGGACAAGGAATTCGCTAAGATCTATGCAGAGGAGAGGGAACTGGTCGTCATTGCACTCAAAGTTCAT
This genomic stretch from bacterium harbors:
- the nadB gene encoding L-aspartate oxidase, translated to KLSRLGVAFTQGQSGGLDLGREGGHSKRRIVHAKDYTGQEVERALVHQIRSHPHITILEHHLAIDLIMSQSGGEDACRGAYVLEPKTGNILEYAAGITLLAAGGCGQAFLHTTNPAIATGDGIAMAYRAGAAVANMEFMQFHPTTLYQDSLDENERSFLISEAVRGEGAVLRDLKGRAFMPEYHKLADLAPRDVVARAIDSELKASGDFHVNLDIAPIGLEKFHDRFPNISQGCAQRGIDLLKNLIPVVPAAHYMCGGVKTDLDGRTSIHGLYAAGETACTGVHGANRLASNSLLEALVFADRAATAAVKEKPEAAAVPAWDYVGSVPSREKVVIRQNRLSIRWLLWNYAGIVRNDKRLWWAKNRLQSIMDEVHDYYWKYQVSPDLVELRNIAAVAKMIIDCAIQRKESRGLHYNQDHPGRDDVNFGKDTVITGRE
- a CDS encoding EamA family transporter gives rise to the protein MTNKPSYFWPVMALGVIGISFGSILIKLSTAQPLAIAFYRLLFSGLLMLPFYFRQTGPKKIPLSDLGWIALSALFLSLHFVTWVYSLSFTSVTSSVVLVTINPLFVSILGWVFLKEKTGPRILVAIAVVVAGGAIIGGRALAAGGMGNLGNLLALAGALMASGYLLTGRHLRKRLSLVTYTTICYSMTAVILLMASLAAKTPLGGFPKINYLYFALMAIGPQLLGHSIFNWGLKYLPTPRIAMLIIAEPVGATILAFLVLKQVPSIFEMIGAVFIMAGVYISAQEGKEPGIT
- a CDS encoding type II toxin-antitoxin system RelE/ParE family toxin, which codes for MVDKKWVVLNYETDEGYCEIEMFLDSLSGRNRAKVLSWIAALTENGPYLPRPFADLVEDGIHELRIKLSGDQFRILYYFCYGNYIILSHPFRKSTDAIPEAEVRKAKKNRADFLQRNTLLKLQEQTHENI